The following nucleotide sequence is from Aneurinibacillus soli.
ATTTCAATTGCTTCATGCGGGGGCATGTTCTCTACAGAAATAAGTGTTTCAAATAAATTAGCTACAGCACAAACCTGGGCGATCTCCAAAAATTCACTCCCTTTAATACCGCGCGGATAACCAGTTCCATCCATCCGTTCATGATGTTGATAAGCAATATGAGCAGAAAGAAGACTAATTTCGCGAACCTTTCTTAAAATCGAAAATCCTATTTCTGTATGTTCAGTTTCTTTTGAATGGAGCTTTCCGATATCATGGAGCAAACATCCGATGGCTAAATCGTGCAATTGTAAGTCATTATAGGATAATTTTTTGGATATCAATAAAGAAATCAAGGTAACATTTACAGCATG
It contains:
- a CDS encoding HD-GYP domain-containing protein; this translates as MISLLISKKLSYNDLQLHDLAIGCLLHDIGKLHSKETEHTEIGFSILRKVREISLLSAHIAYQHHERMDGTGYPRGIKGSEFLEIAQVCAVANLFETLISVENMPPHEAIEMIMTQNGIGYLPTVIQAFVRSVPPYTPGMKVALNNNMIAIVTRIESHIQRPVVRISSSKQEISLANNLNLMVSKVLTNEGLEKELHI